The nucleotide window ttttctaatttttctttcttttgtctaTTGGAAATTGGCATGCTCAGAAAGGTTTATGCTGTAAGTGCAACTATACCATGCAAACCAGATAAATATGACGAATGATAAGAACTTATGAAGACGGTTAGCTAGGTTTTTATTATGTAGTCTGTCAGTGCTGTGATTGGGCTTTGCTGCAGGCTCTGGTAGTGCAGGATCTGTTATTTCCAATACTTTAATGTATGTATGTACGTGTGTATGTTGGAGAGGCCTCATGGATGGGGAATCAACCTCCATTGCCGGAGGAGCTGTATGATGTGGAAGCATGCTTAACTACAATGACTTAGGTAGTTCAGTAGTGTGCTTAAATATAGACATAGACTGTGAATAGAATGTGACATGCCAAACTGGCTTATGTTTAAATATGCATATAATGAACAATTAAATTCCTATGTATTTAGATGGAGGTATTTAATGGAAACTACAACTTGATACGGGAAggtagttcttttttttttttttatatatatatatataagcagtatTATGAAGAGTATTAtgaagagcgtgaagcgaggAAAAACGACAACCACCttttcgcttaaagcgagaagtgaagcggaatttaaaaaaaatatattaaaataaatactgAAGGGAAGGGCAATAAGAACTAAGAATAAAGGATATAAAAATAAGAGGAAGGGCAGTATATTGTTCCAATAAAAAATGGGCAGAGCATTTCAAACGAAAAAACAgttcaagaaaatgaagaagaagaagaggagaagaaTGAGAAAGAAGAACGGAAGGGAAAAAAATTCGTCAAGCATTTCGCTGCTATTTGGATGCTGAAACAGTGAAAGGGGGGGAGGAGGGGGAGGGGGGTAGgagggaggaggaggaggaaatcACATACCTGGAGATGATCTTGAAGTTTTCTCGCTTTAAGCGAGGAAGCGACCGCTTTTCACAACTCTGTATATATAAGTAATGGGAAGGAAGTCACTTATCAAAGATGATGGTAGGAAGGGAGCTATAGAGGGAACTTGTGATGGATGAGAGGACAGGAGGAGTGTGAAAGATGAGGTTGATGAAAAGGTGATAAATAAAATATCTAAGAAATGTTAATATGTCTGAGTATAAATGTGAAATGAAAGGGGAATTGCATTGTTTTACAAGAAAGCATATGCTACTTCTTGTTATTTGCTGGCTGTTTTCatgttctttcttttgtttttattttaattatttaaaatatgtatagtttatttgattttctcttttttttttgtttttattttaattatttaaaatatgtatagtttctttgatttcttctctttattcttgttttcTTTGCTGTAATACTTTTTCTTTAGTTTATTGGGAAGATGGCATGCTGGGCGAGGTTTATACTGTTAGTGCAACTGTAGCTTGGGAATGAGATAGATAGGACGATCTGAAATTTGGGAATGGTTTCAAGAGAGTTAGATAGGTTTTAGTTATTACAATTGCTGTTGTTGGGTTATGATGCAGGCTCTGGTGCGGATAGGTAGTATAATAGCATGTCTTAAGGGGACTATTTGTCTTCTATTCCCTATTAATGTTGCCTAAGTGCACAAGAGGAGTTCTAAACCAAGAGAAACTCCCGGACAATTGAAGGAAGACATCTAAAGTATAGGAGATTATTGGAGCCAAACAATACCTCTCTATATCCTGATGTCAACTTCTAAGATGTTTAAATCTTGACTGATGTCATTGTCACTTAtccaaaaaggaaaaataaagtgaCTGATGTCAACTCCATGACTTGCTATATCATCAGAATATTTATGGTGTGACATTTCTCTTGTGTTTACTATTGTAGATGATCCATATAACCAACTCCAACTAGTTCGTGATTGAGGCGTAGTTATCGATTGGCATTTCTTTTGTGTGTATTATAGCTCTTcctgtactttcttttgtttgataAAGTGAAGGCAGCTCTTCCTATATTTGCTAGGCATGCCTTGGTTAGGACCTCTGTTAACCCTGTCACTGCCCTGAAGAGTTAATACGCTGTTCACATATTTGCTGTCTTGTTATCCTCTGCTCTGCTGGCTGGGTCTTATTAAATTTGAGGTGGATTCATTTCAAATGGCAATCGCGGAGGGTGAAAGATTCTGCATGCTTTTTGGTGCTTTCAGTCTTGCATTTTGCTTCTATATTTGTATGTGAATACAGCCTCTTGGTTTAAAGAATTGATGTCCTTCAGTTGAAAGTTAAAAGATCAAAGACAATGGCGGATCCACATTATGTCATATGGGTGCTTAAGCACCCATTGCTTTTGAAAACAACACTACTACTTACATAGAAAAATTAgtaatttatataaatatattaacTAAGAACCCAGTCTAAGTAGTAATTTTCAAATTAAGAATAGTTAAGCATCCACAATCTAAAAATTCTAGATCCGCCACTGCTCAAAGACGTTCTGGAATTTGTAAGATTGTTGTGGTCAAATGTATCAGAAAGCTGACTATTAAGAGAGGTTGGGGGACTTGAAGATGGTTTATTAGTAATCCTGGCAGGTAGGGATGACAAACGGGCGGGgtgcggggcggggcgggtttgGCAAAACCCACAAAAATTTCAACCCGCCCCGCATAGTTATTTTGGTTGGAAAGAAACAGGATTTGCTTTGAAGGGGAAATGCAGCATGTATCCAGGATTAAAAACAGATGCTTATTAAACTTGTATTTCTGGTGTAAAAGACATGTAATGGAAAATATGGAACAATATATGAATTTTCTAGAGGAGCTAGGAGGAATGTAGTTGCTTTGTTGTATTAGTTTTGATGTTTGTAATTTTGTACCATCTTGGTACCTTTTAATAAAATCTTaccttatataaaaaaaaaaaaacccgccGCGCCCCGCCCCACTTaatttttttctaaaacaaaCTAGTTTGACATTTtattatctatctatattatattattatattattataaaagtgggaAACCCCTAAGTTAAAAGTCAAATTACTTAAATGTCCTTTGAATGaatctaaatattttatttaattaaaaaactaaatataaaagaGACACGTCTTTTCCAAAGTAGCCACCGTTTTGCTTTCATTAATTAACAAATAGCTTGTTCATTTACTGTACAAATCAAGCACAGATTGGCCAAATAATAGACTCAAGCACACATTTACTGCGCCGAGTAACTAGTTTTATAAAATGGAGAGCTTAATAAAATCACATAAACATAAAACTGAGAGAGTATTTCGCCGATCCTCCAAATTCAGTGAGTTACTATCATTTCTTATTACTAATACGATATCTTGACTTATGTAATATCGTTTTGGTGAGAATTATGCAAATTGGTTAGTTATAAATCAAAATAGTATTCGTGCTAGTGAAGAAGAATGTGAAATTGTAGTTGAAATGATTGCTTTGTTTCAAAAAAGATAAAATTCAAAGTTGCCCCGCATTGAACCCGCAACCCGCATAAGAGTAAACCTGCCCCGCCCTGCACCCACTCCGCAcccgccccattgccatccctagTGGCAGGGTTTCATATAAGCAGATAGTAaaattatttatggaattttgTTGTAATTAGTGCATCCTGCCAATTGGCCCAATCTTTTTCTGTTTGCCAAAATCTTCTTTTTAGAATTTTCCTCAAGTTCTTAACTATTGCTTTCAGGTGGTTCTTGATTTGGATGAGACTTTAGTTTGTGCATATGAGACATCAAGTTTGCCCAATATTGTACGCACCCAGGCCGCAGAGGCTGGATTGAAGTGGTTTGAGCTTGAGTTCACATCTTCAGACAAGGTCATATTCCCTCTTCTGTCTATAATTAAGTGATTATCACGCAAGTTTCTTGAAATAGTTATCTCAATATATTCCTGTTGGTTTTAGGAATGCGACAGCAAACCTAAGATCAACTATGTCACAGTTTTTGAACGTCCTGGATTGCACGACTTTTTAAAAGAACTCAGTGAATTTGCCGATCTTGTCTTGTTTACTGCTGGGCTTGAAGGTTTGCGCGTTAATTTGTGATTTATTTTGTCATCTTCCTTACTAGTTCATCATATATACATGGTTAATTCTCATTGCTATCTGTGTGCAGGCTATGCAAGGCCCCTTGTTGACAAAATTGATCTCGGGAATCGATTTAGCATGAGATTTTATCGGCCTTCAACAACTAGCACGTCAGTATTGCTTCTATtcttatgttttttctttttcctgtttagTGGCTAATTCCAAATGTGAGGTTAAACTATTTCAGTGTTTATGTTATGATGTGCTGGACTGCTACATGTGctaaaaataaaaggtaaaatagAAAGCACTCAAAGCAGAAAAATCTTACAATACAAGAGGGAGAACTAAGTAATCTTCTCAAGTTAACGCGCCTTTTTTGGGGCAAACTCACTACCAGATGGAGAACTGagtaaacaacaacaaccaatccagtggaatcccacaagtggggtctagggagggtaatgTTCTCATACCTTACCTACCCCTTATGAAGGtggagaggttgtttccgatggaccctcggctcaagaataGTAGAAGGAAGCAATAACCAAATAATAGCAACAACAAGGTAAAAGGCAGCGGAAGCAAATAGCAAAACATGTAATAACCAAGACCAAGGAATACGAGACTAGTGTCAACTACTGGTACTAGTGACACACTGTGTAAAAACAAGGAACTAGAAATAGGAAAATACAAGATTAGTGCTAATACTATTGGTAAGATAAAGGGACACTCAACTACCTGTCAACCCACAAccttaattctcgacctccagACTTTCCTACCgaagtcatgtcctcggtaagctgaagtaGTACTtctcctgcctaatcacctctccctagtacttcttaggcctccctctaccCCTCCGCTGACCCAccatggtcaacctctcacacctacTGACTGAGGCATCGGtgcctctcctcttcacatgcccgaaccatctcaacctcgatTCCCACAATTTGTCTTCCACAGGAGAATTGAGTAAACATATCAAGTTAATTCGCTTTCTGGGCCGAATATCTGGTGTCACCTTATAGCATATTAGCCTCTGAAGTGAAGATTTATCTAATGAACATAGGGGTGCTAATTAGTGTCAAGGCCACATGTTCTGACAGTTCATGTGATTATTCTTGAAGAGAGAAGTGCAGAGTCCTCTCTTAGTGCATATTTGACCACTGGCCTTgatatgtgtgtgtgtgcgcgtgcGCTCATCAGATGCCATAAACTGCATTTGAAGCCATTGACCTTCCGTAGATTGGAAATAGCTGGTGAGTGTGAACTTTTCAGAGTTGGTTCCTCCTAACTAATCTTTGCCTTGATGCCACATTTATCTCACTATCTAAATATGGTCACGCCATCGCTGCGTAGCAGACGAATTAAAATCTGGGTAGAATAAAAAAGTCACGATGTATTCCACAATGAGAAAAATTGATAATACGTAATCACCATATAATCGACATTATAGTGAAGGAAAATGTTTGAAATTGACTTGTCTATCTGACTTTATGAATTTACACTGATGGCCCTTATAAAAAAGTGAATTTACCTTGATGGCCCGGGCTTGAAGGTTTTATTTTCTGCAGTACCAAAGTGTTCGGAGAGTTGGAGGATCAGTTATGTAACTGTTAACTAGCTAATATCTGAACTAAacatttttcataaaaaaatatatcTGAACTAAACATTTTGAAGCAATAGAAGGCGAAGTCTCTTGTCGTTGTCTGATTGACTTGTAAGTCACAGTGATTCACTTTGGCTTTCTAACCCTATTCAGAGCCCTTCACGTTCACGTAACATTTCATGATTCATCCTCTGACTAAAATATAGCTCTGAATGACTATATTTCTTAGCTCAATCTCTTTCTGGAAACTCAGCAGATACTACTATAATTGCTATTAGATTATAACTTTATGATAAGCAAGCCTGATTGTGTAGGTGTCCATTCATTGCAGGTCCTGCATGCACACTATGAATCTATATCTAGCAGTAACTCTATGCATCTATCTGTCATATAGTACCTTGAGGATCATTCTTTCCAGCTCAGGTTGTCACATATTAGGTGTTTGGGCTGTGTTTGATAATTTTGCAAATTAAATCCTTAATGTGTTGAAAAATATGGTAGATCTATGTCAATGTCTCTTTCCAAAAGTTTCTCGAGCCTTATAGCTCATCTCTTATGTTGGACCATTGTCTGATTCAATGTTTATTATCAGATCCACTGAACTTTCTGTGCCAAAAACTGGTGAAAATCAATATAATCTAACCTTAGTGCTGGCTCTTGACTAGCTTGTTTTTTATCGTATGTTCCCGAAGGGACTCTTGACTAGCTTGTGAGTGTACTAAATCTCGAGACCAGGAATTGTGTGATGGGCGTTGGTTTGCAAAGACACCTTTAGTATGTTGGGATACAAATCATGTCTCTGTTCTGAGATATTTTGGTGCTCAATGCTTGTTACATGCTTAGATGGCCAAATTTCCATTGCTGCATCATTTGTATCAAAATCTGCTCTATAATAATTCAATCCCGTTGGATTATTTCATGAAAGGACCTGATTTCCTTACGAACTGTACATTCTCTACATGATACTACCTATCAGGAATAAAAGAAAGCTACCTAAATGATACTGATAACAGGCTTACCCTTCAAAAGTTATTGTATTCTTAAGCCTTCTCCCTCTCAGGAAAATGATGAACTGAGTTCTTTCGATTCCCAAAGATAAAGAAAGATTGTTATTACTTGAGAAATTGATTTACTTGCGTTAGATAATGAATTTGCGGCACATTCCTATCAGAAAAGATAATGAATTTGCCGCACCTAATGGTTCATAATCAAATATTATGACATTCAGTCAAAGGTTCCATGAATTTGTGGCATCAACATATCTCTTTGATTTCTGTATCCTTGCAAAATCAGCTCATTGTTGATGCGACACAACTATTCGACTAAATCAAAGCAATTCTCTTCGTATAAAATCTCTTTTCAGCTTATTATTGTGAGTTTGACACTTTGCTCGCATTTCAGGGAATATCGGGAACATGTGAAGGATTTATCTTGCATATCAAAGGATCTAAGCCGAATTGTCATTGTTGATAACAATCCATTCAGTTTTTTGTTACAACCTCTAAATGGAATTCCGTGCATTCCATTTGCTGCTGGACAACCGCATGATATACAGGTCTAATACATAAGAAAACATGTATGAAAGCTATTCCTCAAATTTGCTATTATGCTCCCATGACTTTAACAAGTGTTATATATTTTGTATCAGCTTTTGGAGGTTATCCTTCCACTTCTCAAGCATCTTTCCCAGCAGAAAGATGTGCGGCCTGTGCTCTACGAAAGATTTCATATGCCCGAATGGTTTCAAAAGCATGGAATCCCTGCTTCTGCATTAACACTAGGATGAAAATCTTGCAAGTGAAATTGCTTCTAATTCCTGGAGACGCCAATCCTGTAATTTGTTCTGCAAGTGCAGTACCCCTTAACTCGAAGAACAATTTTGTATAGCTAATTTTGTGTAGAGGAGCAGCCATTGACGAAGTCCCAAGTTTCTCAAGTCTGATCAGAATGTTTTCCTCCCTATGTTCGCACAACATTCTCATTGTGGAAATTTAAGATTATTGTGTAACTTGTTAATAGCCTCCAATCTTAGACGATGTTAGTGTTTCTGCAATTGTTGTAAACAGTCCTCGCCAATAATTATTCCTTCTCTCACACAAATTCTAATGTAAAGGTTTGATCATTGGACGCTCTCTTCAGGAATGGTAATGTTCGTTTCTTAAACATCCGAGTGAAACCCAGAATCTGTCTAAAGGTGTTTGTCGCATATCATGTCTCTTCAAATACCATCCTGAACTTTTTAACTTGAGATTCTTTCTCAATgttttttgttttattaaaagatGGAAGGAAAACAACCTAATTTTGCGAAAACGTATCATCTGAGATCCTGACTTGAGGAAAAATGAGGATAGAGTCAcaatcttttttcttcttttagttcGTTTTGGTTCAATAGGCTTAGAAGCGAGCAAGCCTTCATTCCTTCAACATAATCCTAAGTAGAATAGAGTGTTTTAAAAGTCGTTTATGAAATTAAAAATCCCACTTAAAAATGCTGAAAAGGAAAAGGCCGACAAGGTGATGATTATGTTTGAAACTTTGGTTTTCAGTGTCATAAAAACTAA belongs to Nicotiana tabacum cultivar K326 chromosome 6, ASM71507v2, whole genome shotgun sequence and includes:
- the LOC107759073 gene encoding uncharacterized protein LOC107759073 codes for the protein MAELAQAAADVYAPRSLPAWRSLLSWLAFFIQIFVQIVRGTPSLSQVLSYVGLRNSSSFLSSTPQFKPLPVVELPDSQLPEEAPPPPQQPSVAVSTLQIDAGRVPDGNGDQHLRRLTVVLDLDETLVCAYETSSLPNIVRTQAAEAGLKWFELEFTSSDKECDSKPKINYVTVFERPGLHDFLKELSEFADLVLFTAGLEGYARPLVDKIDLGNRFSMRFYRPSTTSTEYREHVKDLSCISKDLSRIVIVDNNPFSFLLQPLNGIPCIPFAAGQPHDIQLLEVILPLLKHLSQQKDVRPVLYERFHMPEWFQKHGIPASALTLG